A region of Candidatus Hydrogenedens sp. DNA encodes the following proteins:
- a CDS encoding 2-isopropylmalate synthase (catalyzes the formation of 2-isopropylmalate from acetyl-CoA and 2-oxoisovalerate in leucine biosynthesis), translated as MNTKFEIFDTTLRDGEQSPGASMNVQEKLQMALQLEKLGVDTIEAGFPIASKQEFEAVQKIAKAVKKCRVAGLARALDEDIKCAAEALKPAEKSTLHTFIASSPIHMEYKLKMSPKQVLERAKEAVKLAKSLIPRVEFSAEDATRSEWDFLVELTKVAIDAGADVINLPDTVGYITPSEIKDMFAYVIEKVQPPENVIFSCHNHNDLGLAVSNALAALEGGARQIECTVNGIGERAGNTSMEELVM; from the coding sequence ATGAATACTAAATTTGAGATTTTTGACACGACATTAAGAGATGGAGAACAATCGCCCGGCGCAAGTATGAATGTGCAAGAAAAATTGCAAATGGCTTTGCAATTAGAAAAATTAGGTGTTGATACCATAGAAGCCGGTTTCCCGATTGCATCCAAACAAGAATTTGAAGCCGTTCAAAAAATCGCTAAAGCAGTAAAAAAATGCCGTGTGGCAGGTCTTGCAAGAGCATTAGATGAAGATATTAAATGTGCTGCGGAGGCATTAAAACCTGCAGAGAAATCCACATTACACACCTTTATTGCAAGTTCTCCAATCCACATGGAATATAAATTAAAAATGTCTCCTAAGCAGGTTTTGGAAAGAGCCAAAGAGGCAGTTAAACTTGCTAAAAGTTTGATACCACGAGTAGAATTTTCTGCTGAGGATGCAACTCGTTCCGAATGGGATTTCCTGGTAGAACTAACAAAAGTTGCTATTGATGCAGGTGCAGATGTGATTAATTTGCCCGATACGGTAGGCTATATAACCCCCAGTGAAATTAAAGATATGTTCGCCTATGTAATAGAAAAAGTCCAACCTCCAGAAAATGTTATCTTTTCTTGTCATAATCATAATGATTTGGGTTTAGCCGTATCCAATGCTCTGGCTGCTTTAGAAGGTGGCGCAAGACAAATCGAATGCACAGTAAATGGAATAGGAGAAAGAGCCGGCAATACCTCTATGGAAGAATTGGTAATGA